The nucleotide sequence TTTGAGTTCTAGGTAgcccagtgacaaaatccatggcaatttgctcccacttccacatgggtatctctagTTGTTGAAGTAAGCCtaaaggtttctgatattctaccttgacttttgagcatgtcaaacacttactcacatAAGTCGCAATGTGAGCTTTCATCTTCGGTCACCAATACAAGACtttgaggtcctgatacatcttatccgaacctgggtgtacagagtatcgagacttgtgtgcttcgtccatcacaagctctctaaGGTTGCTAAACAAGGGAATCCATATCCGTTCCATGAAGTAGAGTATACCATCAGATCTCTCTACACGTCGTTTTTCCATGCCCCTTAAGTACTCTGCTTCAATGTTTTCCTCTTTCAACGCTTCGGTTTGTGCAGAACGGATCTGCTCTAGCAAGTTGGAATGGATGGTGAGCTGCAAGGCGCGAAGACATTTGGGTTTCGATTCCTTTCGAAtgagggcatcagctacaacgttaGCCTTCCTCAgatgatacttgattgcgcaATCGTAGTCATTTAAGAGTTCCACCCggcgacgctgtcgcatattcaattccttctggtcaaagatatgctgaaggctcctgtggtcggtataaatagtgcatttagtaccgtacaggtagtgcctccagattttaagcgcaaACACCACGGCTCCCAACTCTAAGTCGTGTGTCATATAATtcctctcgtgaaccttcaattgtcgagaggcgtaggctatcaccttctcgtgttgcatcaacacgcaaccgagaccctgaatggaagcatcacaatataccgcaaaatcttctgtgccttcAGGTAAAGATAAGATCGGTGCGCTGCAGAGTTTCTGCTTCAACAACTGGAAAGCATCTTCTTGCTTCGTTCTCCACAAGTATACAACTCCTTTCTATGTTAACGTGGTGAGAggttgtgcgatcttcgaaaagtccttaataaatctgcgatagtacccagcgagaccaagaaattgtcgcacctctgaAGGAGTcttcggtgccgcccaatttctgatAGCATCAATAttagcaggatccacgtgtatccctGATTCATTCACAATGTGGCCAAGGaagtgtacctctcgaatccagaagtcatacttagaaaattttgcgtatagctgctccttcctcagaagttccaaaataagacgcagGTGTCGCTCGTGATCTTTATTACTCTTtgaatagatcagaatgtcgtcgataaatacgaTAACGAAGTCGTTGAGATACGGTTTGCATacacggttcatgaggtccatgaagaccatTGGCGCGTTcttcaacccaaacggcataagtaaaaactcataatgcccataccgCAGTCGAAAGCCATTTTAGGAatatcctcctctcggactctcatctgatgatagccccatcttaagtcgatcttcgagtaaaaactggacccttgcaactagtcaaataaatcgtcgatacgtggcagaggataacgattcttaactgtcaccttgttgagttctcgataatctatgcacatgcgaaaggacccgtctttcttctttacaaacagaactggggctccccaaagcgaagaaCTGGGCCGGATAAATCctctatccaacagctcttgaagttgattagataactcttgcaactctccaggtgcaagacgataaggagcacacGCAATCGGAGCTGCTCCTGGCgtaagatcaatctgaaattccacttggtggtgaggaggtaaaccaggtagttccttAGGAAATACATCAGGAAACTCACGAACAACTGGCAGGGCTTCGATCTTGCTTTCTTCAGACGGAGTATCTGTAACAAGTGCTAGAATAGCAGGATACCCCTTTCATAGACACTTATGCGCTTGCATAGCCAAGATGATACCCAACATCGCACCACTGGGATGCCCCTGGACCGATAGAAATTCTCCACTGGGGAGCGGAATACGtacgattttctctttacatagaaTCTCAGCTTGATgctttgacaaccaatccataccaaccacTACATCAAAACTACCGAGAGTAACAGGAAggagatcaatatcaaacacttgactCACAAGGTCTAGTCTACATCCCACAAAGACGTGTGAGGCTTCAATTGTCTTACCGTCAGCTAATTCCACTGCATGCTTAGCTTCTAAAGGTGTGGGAGTTAACCCTAATCGTTGACtgaactctagggacacataactcaaATCGGCACCGGagtcaaataacacagaagcaaaGAGGTTGTTCACAGTAAACGTACCAGTCACGACATTACCGTCGTTCCTAGCATCACCAGCACCAATCGTAAACACTCTTCCACGAGCACCATTGCCCCcattgttgccattgttgttgttcccagcattgttgttgttgttctgacgGTTGTTGTTATCGTTGGCATTTTGAtttagctgagggcaatcccgtttaatatgaccctcatccccacactggtAACACCCCTTCTTAAAGCCTTGGTTCTGATGGGGTTGCTGCCTTTGCTGTTATTgatgctgctgattctgctgctGGTTTTGCTGCTGCTGCTTCGGGTACGGAGCTCTACAGTCTTTTGCCATATGTCCCACCTTATCACACTGGTGGTAAGCTTGGACACACGGTCCATGATGATGATACCCACACTTGTTGCATTTTGGCTTCCTACCAACATAGGAGCCTTGACTCTGATTGCTACCCTTGCCTTGGTTAACTGAGGACGACTGACTGAAACTAGGGTTATTATTGTTGTCAGGCCTCTTCTGAGATTGACTtgcactggttgctttgtcagCATCATTCCATttacgcttgttatcattagcaggtgtggtagctgtagcagcAGGGGTAGTAGCAGAAATACGAGGCGGTAGCGATCCACGCTCGACCTCCTGGTCAGTAATCTTGTGTGCTAAACGGATAATCTGAGGCAGATTGTTAAGGTTTGCAATAGTGACCAAACTCTTTACTGCTGGTGCCAGGCCTTTGTATATAGTTCAATTCTTCGCGGTGGGGGTCGAGACAGGTTAGGGCACATGTTTGCTAGCTCATGTGACCTCTTCGTGAACGCTTCAATTTCGGACCCCTCCATCTTCATAttgtagtactcgttctcaagtttctgaatctcatcacgaggacaatactcctcctgcatcaactccttaaaatcatcccaagttgtggcattagCCATCTCGATGCCCAATATCTGCACTttggcattccaccaggttaaggcGTCATCCTCCAAtgtgcctgtagcatacttcacccggTCCCCCTCGGGACAGTTacacatagcgaacactgactcagctttctcgaaccatcgaAGTAGCCCCATAGCCCCTCCAGTCCCACTGAAAGTcagtggcttacaatccataaatGTCTTAAACGTGCAAGCAGGCGGattgttctgattctgattcgctTGCTAACCTAATAAACGAAAATGAAAGATATAGCACACGGGTAAGAGTTGGGCATGCGACACAAGAATAAAGAGtatttggcacatatcgtaccagcttgataggctgccaaagcctcagccacacgggtgttaATCAAGTTTGTCAGTTCGACCTGTGTCATCGCAATGTGACCACGCCCATGACCTCgtccgctcatgattctatataaggaAATAGGACAGGTTAAGAGTCGAGATAAGATAGGAGTCAAAGCTCACGAAGACTTCTACAGACTACTAAGTTTACATCAATCAACAGAGCGGAACCCTTTTCACACTCGTTAAcgctcactgggactcacatgcatcccacattattattatgtgtgcacccataataacaaTGCGACTTGCATGTTTATCTTAGCTCCTCCCAATTTGTGCTAAAAGGTTCCTCAAATTCATGTAGCAAATCGGAAAACACCACAAAACATAAGTCACAAAAGTCTAACGGGATATCACACTGTGACTCTATCAACCACATAACCTAGGTGAATACACATGAATTCACTCTGTAGTGCTAAGTGTGTAATCACATGCAACATCATACATGAATGTATACTAATTACGCTATGCAATAAGAAAACGAGatacgaaccttgcaatctggagctgagtgtcatggtcgatttttgaaactgttcggttatagtctggttttataaaaacgttttaaaacctagttcactgtaaccagtggctctgataccaaactatcacaccccaaaataccacatgcgaatacgccgcgggacgtgtgacataccaggatccaagccaccaatcacattgaactataatGAATATTTAAGCAAAACATTCCATTTATTTCATAATATAAATTCCATGTCATAAGTTAAAACCAAGtaaacgttcagcggaagcataatgtaaattGTCAATCAACTGTTTTAAAGCAAGTGTTCAAAACCAACAAAACAAGTATCCAagagtctcgacccatgaccactccagcactcccagatagcattTTCCATCCATAAAATCTatcgacctgcaagcatgcagacaagtgtgtcagacgaagctggtgagttcaaagtttgttaacatgttttagttaccagatataagTATAAAACGTTtcaatgatttgatgttgttaataactcgattatcgcagatggctccagattatttgccctGTTCCCCAAagcctctatcaaagcaatggtcaagattggggtcattagttcacccCCAACCTTCCCCggtgcggtgtgagggtgccaaatctaaatagcgctattaactaatacccTGTTGCCTCCTCAGCAACAATCGGTAgaagggacttaagtgatagatatgagtgtgttaaccaacatcccaataacccgacattcctccccggaatgtttaccagatgtccctccctaggacgcatgcttggaaaaagagcaatgaactcaccttggatttgcTCGGTATTTAACAAGTTACCCGTTTCCAAGTTAATCAATCAACCCTATCGTGGTTATCAGTAACAATCAGTTTCAAGGTCTATCAATTATGTCACGTATTTCAAAGATTACATTCATCACAAGTATCACTGTACGTTACATAGCATATACTCAGTTCACACATGTATTCACATCCTATGCATAACATACTACAACATTTAAGTGACACAGAATAGTTTACTAGGCTATCTACCAAAGCCCAAGCCCAGGCCGTTTTCCGTTAGGCGAAATACCCCCAACTATTCGTCACAACCCTTCGACGAAACTCTCCCCCGACGAAGGATCTCTCCGAAGAAACTCCCTCCGATAAAACTCCCCATATTTCGTCGCATTACATTTTCGTCGAGGTCCTTCGCCGTTGCCCTCATTCTCTGTTACAGTTTACTGTTTCCAACAACATCAACCAGTCCACGATTCAACATCCTAGTTCTGCTAATCATCGTGCATTCAGGTTTATATGATCATCACAGAGTTTGGCATGCAAAGTCAATATTCAGTTTGGTCAAATTATATAAGTATCATGCAACCATAGAACCCTAACTCGCCGTTATACGGTCTAGACTGCACAATCAGATTTATCAAATTGTTGTTCCATATATTCATTACCCTAACACATGCCCGAACCCTAAGCCTTGGATTTAAACATCACGGTTAACCTCTAAATCCATGTTAACTATTATCATCACACACATCGATCTTGAATCCTAAGCATAACTGTTTACAATTAACATCATAAATCATTATGCAAAGCAACATAAGAATCATTAAACCCCATCGATCATCTAGAATACAAGATCATTGTCGAATCCCTAATCAAGCATATAGCAAAACAATCACCAGAATCATAACACACAAACAACAGGAGACACTAACCATGATCTTGAGTAAATTAGTTTGATCTAGACACAGAGACTTCAAACAATAGAAACAGCCATCGAGTATGCTTAGGGTTTGATGAAAAATCCTTAGGTTTACGTACGTGAGTTTATATACTGCGAATAGGGCCGAGTCACCCAATTGGGCTTCTCTTGGGCCGTAAGTGATGGAACACCCGTCTTTCGTCGAGCCTCTTTGTGGCAAAAGACTCCTCTTTCGTCGAGACTCTTTGTGGCGAAAGACCCATCTTTCGTCGCAAGGGTTATTCGTCACATGATGTTTTCATTAAACACTAATATTAAACTTTAAACAATAAACCACCAATTAATATAATGATAAAGTGTAAGATGAATTATAAAAACAGGATTGTAAAACAGGTGACACGAAAAGGAAAGGTCtcgaaatctcgggttgtcacattttcTATCCAGTGCAAGGCtgaaatggctccttcattgcctgagaattccaTTGTTTTGCATGATAATTCTTTCTAAGAATGACCATATGAGATGGTTTTCTCCTTTTTGGAATCGGAGCTTTGATAGCTTGTACTGTTGTTACGCTTTCGACGTTCCTATCCTAGAATTTACCATCATTATCATCTCATGTTCTGACATTATATGTTGTCATCATTTTTGTGCTATTAATATTCTGCATTATTGACTTTCCATACTAGTATCATTTCCTATTATTGCTATTTCTTGTTATTACTGTTTCACATCATTACTATTTCACGACTACCTTTCCTCATAAAATGGGATGTGGGTATCGTCTCACTTATTTTTAGACTGACCCGTCCCTCATGACTATGGGATATAGGTACTACCATTATTTAGTCACGCCTCTTTTTGGTTTGAGACTTAAGTATCGTTTTCTGTGGTGTTGGTTATGTCTATTTAGTTAGTAGGTTTTAGGTTGACTCATTGCATAGAATCAAGCCAGACCCGATAACGAAACCGATGAAATTTGATTAGGACATGATGGATATGCCGCttgtacttcttatatataagtgtccCTGTCAAACTCACAAAAGGCTCGTTAGACTGATCAAGAGAAATTCTGTGTAGGCTGTATTTGTGTTGTTACTCATGATTTGAATAACGACGCCACTGAAAATTTGATTAGGACATAGTGGATACGcggctggtacttcttatatataagtgtccTTCTCAAAGTATCTAATGCCTCATTTGACTAGTCATGAGAAGTTCTGTATAGGTAGTGTTTTAGTCGTCGATCATGATTCGAATAACGACGTGGATGAAACTCTGGTAGagacatggtggatacaccgctgttatttcctatatataagtgtctcTGTCAAATTTTCAAAAGCAGCGTTAGACTAATCATGATAGATTTTGTGTATTTAATGTTTTTTCTTATTGGTTGAGTATTTGGTGTTCCATATTCTACGTCATAATCAAATGGCACCCCATTGCATATTATATGAATTCCTATAAGCAACACCTGCTAATTTCCTCTCTAATCCAAGAATTGAAGCAAGGATCTTCTTAAAAGCTTTGAACTTCAACACTTGATTACTTCCTCAATTTCTAAACAAATCAGGCAATTCCAAAGTCTATTATGTTTAGTTTTTGGAGCTTTACAAAACCCTCTATCCATTTCAGTGTAGAGGGTTGTACGAATTTTATTTCCTTTGTTTCTAGGGTTCTTAGTCATAGAAATTGGGTCTTTTGTCATAgggttgtgttttgatgaaattaAACATACGATCCTTTTATTTTCATTCTGTATTTTTTGAGGATTGTTGAGTGTCTCATAGATTTTTATGAACTTTCGATGAAATTTTAAATTATAGAATATTGTATAAAaattggtttcatcaaaatatacaCCAATGGATGCTATTTTTCTGAATTTCTTCAATGAAAAGAACATATAATTTCTATAACATTCATGTTCTATGGAAAATTATGTTGGAATAAAAAGGACAAAATTAATACTAAATATAAATTTACCTTGGATTTCTACAAggaataaaataaaatatgatttttgaacttatatatatataatgtaagtatctatgaAAAACCCATTTAATCTAGAAAACTTGGCAAACCTGAATTGTGTGGTGAAGATTGATCCACATCATATCTTTAAAACACATGTTAAAAGGGCAAATTAGTCATTTGTTCAAGCTATCATTTCACCCTCTTCCCCATCCAATCAAGTCATTTATTACCCATCATCTCATcacttttttaaaccaaaaaataCATACAGAATCCATCTCTTTCTTCCTTCTTCATCCCCCATTCCTTTCTTCTTCAAAAACCCTAACTCCATTTCTTTCTCCCATTGATCATTctcatctctttctctctcacacacaaacTCAAACACAGTGCTAGTTTTTATCGGTGTTTCATGGGTGACCCACATGACTTTGTGGATGATCTTAGTGCGTACTCTCCTAGACGTGCATTCTGGAACAACTTCATCGGTGATCGAAGCCACCAAATCTGAAGATCGAAGCCACCATTGAAGATCGAAGCCGCCATCAAAGTtctcaaagaaaaggaagctcgGTGTCATTTTAATCACAtctttgtttctgttttttagagagagaaagctaaTGTTTTGGAAGGAGAAACAACAATTTTCATCTTGTTCACCTAGACACCAAGAACACACgcacaagtgtgtgagagagaaacaGGTTTAAAGATCTTACTTTTGTcatttatgtaatttgtttagaTTTATACTTTGTATAACGTTTGGTATATTTAAAATCAGAGCtagtttgtttattttgttttttaaatcAAGATCTAGAAGAAATTTTTGTATGTTGTATTTCTTTCTTCAAAGTGTATTGATATTTTTTATGAAGAATAATGTTAAATTTCTAAATTGTTTGTCAAGCGATTTTGAGTTAATGATTGCTTTTagttggattttttttttgtgtgtggggggggggtgtgGGTGAGCTgggtttttttagggtttataAATTGGATTTGGTTTAATTTGTTTTCTGGTTTTGTTTAAATTCAGCATCACCATTGATGGTAGATAATTAGTTTGAAAATCCATAATTTTTACGATGTGTGTTTCAAATTTCTTtgttgtttagttgttttttCAGTAAATTCACTCCGATGTTACATTTTCATTACCTTTAGAAAGTCCATAATTTAATCGGATATCGGGTTTGTTTTACAAATAGAAATTCGTGTTTTTACTGGCATAATTTGCTACATATGTTACATTTCTATCAGCTACATTTATGTGAAGAGTATACTGATATTTTTTACGAAGATTAATGTTGACTTTCTAAATTGTTTGTACAGAGTATATTGATATTTTTACGAAGATTAATGCTAAAATTTCTAAACTGTTTGTCATATatgttgtaacacgtgttacactGCGGGTTACATATGTTGCATATAgggtgttacatgtgttacacccAGTGGGCTAGACATGTATACGCATGTTACATGTTGATGTTACCTGCGTTTATAGCCTCTTGTCTAACACATGAGTATACAGTTGTTAATGTAATTACGTTTTGTGGTTTTTTTATTTACCAATTCAATATCTAACatataaaagaaacatgtttgttaGCACATATGTTCTTTTTATTAAGTTTCATGAGAATGACAAGTGTTTATATGCAAATATAGTATAACATGATGTAATATGACGTGTACCTATTTATCCCTTTAATTTGTTACACTAGTCTCATATACTGCTAGTTACATATATTACTTATTTATCAATTGATGTGACGTTTTGGATGATGTAATattgttacatatgtaattttACTAAGTTTAAACTAACACTGACGGAGCTGCACATATGTAACATATGTTTGTAACATATGTTACGCTAGAGGATAACACATGTATAGCCAcattacacatgttacatatggTTGTTACATGTGCTACACAAGTGGGTTAGACATGTATACCcatgttacacatgttacatgttgATGTTACCTACGTTTACAGCCTCTTGTCTAACACATGAGTATACACTTGTTAATGTGGTTTTTACAGCCTCTTGTCATACATTACTTGTTTACCAATTTAATGTGATGTTTTAGATGATGTAAAgttgttacatatgtaatttCACTAGGTGTAACCCGACATAAAGAGGGTTGCACATATATAACATATAGAGggtaacacatgtatagccacGTTACACATATTACATATagttgttacatgtgttacaacgTTAAGGTTACACATGAGTATACACAGTATATGTATTTCATATagttgttacatgtgttacaacaTTAGGGTTCACATGAGTATGCATGTATACATTTTCATAAGTTTAAAGGTTTACCTTTTTTTCATTTCTGCATGTGTTCAACATGTATTGCCCCgaagtgtaacacatgttacaacatACAGGACAAACATTATAAAATGTAGCTGGCAGAAGtgtaacatatgtaacaaaatAAAGGGATAAATAGattgtatatattataaaaaaacatTACCATCAAACTTAAACTTAACATAAGTGTTTTATATGaacttaaataaataaaaatatccaAAAACTATCACACAGGACAAACACTAGAGAggtaacacatgtatagccacgttacacatgttacataggaGATTAATAAGTTTTAACTATAGAAGATTAATATTGATGTACTTGCTTTGTTCACAGGTGAAAAGATGTTTTGTGTTCAAGATGAAGATGGTTATCAAGAAGCGAAGCCCGTCGAAGGATTAAAACGCATCATCAGGTTTTCGTGGTGACGATAGTGTGTTTTTTGGTTGGCTACTATGTGTTGTGAAGATGGATGTTGTTGTGAAGACCATTTTTAGAAGCATTACAACTATtgatataaaattcatttttattttcattgttaGTATGCCCATTTTTGGATGAATACGGATGTTGTTGTGAAGGCAATTTTTTTTGATGCAACaactatatgtaacatgtgtaaccttgacgttgtaacacatgtaacacctatatgtaacatgtgtaagatggctatacatgtgttacatatgttgCCCCATAGTGTAACATATATtataaacatgtgttacatatgtcagTCCCTTTGGTGTCAATTTAAACTTAGCAAAATTACACATGTAACAACATTACATCATCCAAAATGTCATATCAATGAACAAACAAGTAATATATGTAACTATAAGTATATGAGACTAGCGTAACGAATTAAAGGGACAAACCATACACTTCATGTTACATATGTACCTAGAGTTGTTATTAACAATGTTATTAGAAGATAAAAAACTGCATTAACGTATATTTTTTACATTGAACCCAGCTTATTGGTCATAAGTCTTATACATGGCAAGAAGTTCTTCCAGTGTGACGTATGATTTAACAATAATAGGATGATATTGCTCGTTGACATTCGGTGTCCACAATTTAGTGCCATTATAAGACTCGTAAAGATGGTAACGTGGAGTATGTTCTAGATCATTTGTGGACATAGGGATGGATGTTAGTATAATTTTACGTGCGTTATGAACGTTGTAATACGTTTAGCACCCTAGGGTAACAAAAAAAGATCACACATGACACTTGTCGACATGTTACACATGTTAATTGTGCGTGCACATGTAACATCTTCTCTACAACGTGTGTAACATCCTTAAAAGTTGTGTTCCTACAATGTTTATATTTTTTAAGTATtta is from Helianthus annuus cultivar XRQ/B chromosome 9, HanXRQr2.0-SUNRISE, whole genome shotgun sequence and encodes:
- the LOC110875616 gene encoding myb-like protein A, which translates into the protein MWVTHETPIKTSTVFEFVCERERDENDQWEKEMELGFLKKKGMGDEEGRKRWILGTGGAMGLLRWFEKAESVFAMCNCPEGDRVKYATGTLEDDALTWWNAKVQILGIEMIIRLAHKITDQEVERGSLPPRISATTPAATATTPANDNKRKWNDADKATSASQSQKRPDNNNNPSFSQSSSVNQGKGSNQSQGSYVGRKPKCNKCGYHHHGPCVQAYHQCDKCGDEGHIKRDCPQLNQNANDNNNRQNNNNNAGNNNNGNNGGNGARGRVFTIGAGDARNDGNVVTGTFTVNNLFASVLFDSGADLSYVSLEFSQRLGLTPTPLEAKHAVELADGKTIEASHVFVGCRLDLVSQVFDIDLLPVTLGSFDVVVGMDWLSKHQAEILCKEKIVRIPLPSGEFLSVQGHPSGAMLGIILAMQAHKCL